A genomic stretch from Acidobacteriota bacterium includes:
- a CDS encoding sensor histidine kinase, translating to MHPTVTSASGLVLVTLLIKLGVIASLASIIARFDKFRRLLLVEIRAPKQKLLFAAFLGVPFMLGVLTRLIAGYQGGDLSLEITVLGGLLGGTMVGLVVGMIVSLPAVLIPHVFVLPTGLVIPAAHELLAVPMAVLYAVVAGSARWLCPNKEEVWKFSPFIDLSLYRSIKQRFKQPSMDWQILFFLICVFLELSRVELGRVSNGNLFFLNPTGPWTEILVLFATAIAVALPLRIWNNTRIERKLEEKERSLIQARMDSLISQINPHFLFNTLNTVSSLIRLDPDTARKVLVKLSNILRRRLKTQTHFAPLRQELDFIADYLDIEVVRFGRDKLRVVEEIDPAAMDVIVPTMILQPLVENAIRHGIGPRIEGGTITLYATRRNGRIAIQVSDDGLGIPKSRLPEIYASGIGIMNVQERLKVLYGQDFSMKVESEPGKGTTVRLELPEVVAAEETVSVEAAQAEP from the coding sequence ATGCATCCCACTGTAACCAGCGCCTCCGGACTCGTTCTTGTTACTCTTCTCATCAAGCTGGGCGTCATTGCTTCATTGGCCAGCATCATTGCCCGGTTTGATAAGTTTCGCCGCCTTCTGCTGGTTGAGATCCGCGCTCCCAAACAAAAGCTGCTTTTTGCCGCATTCCTGGGCGTGCCTTTCATGCTGGGTGTTCTTACGCGTCTGATCGCCGGCTATCAGGGCGGTGACCTGAGCCTGGAAATCACGGTCCTCGGCGGCTTGTTGGGCGGCACCATGGTCGGGCTGGTGGTGGGCATGATTGTCAGCCTGCCGGCTGTCCTTATCCCTCATGTGTTTGTCTTACCGACAGGGCTGGTTATACCTGCAGCGCATGAACTCCTTGCCGTTCCGATGGCGGTCCTCTACGCGGTGGTGGCCGGATCGGCCCGCTGGCTCTGCCCCAACAAAGAGGAAGTCTGGAAATTTTCTCCTTTCATCGACCTCAGCCTGTATCGCTCCATCAAGCAGCGGTTCAAGCAGCCTTCGATGGACTGGCAGATCCTTTTTTTCCTGATTTGCGTTTTTTTGGAATTGTCGCGCGTTGAGCTCGGACGAGTTTCGAACGGCAACCTCTTTTTCCTGAACCCGACGGGCCCGTGGACGGAAATCCTGGTCCTGTTTGCCACAGCCATTGCAGTGGCGCTTCCATTGCGCATCTGGAACAACACTCGTATTGAGAGAAAGCTGGAGGAGAAGGAGCGCAGTCTGATCCAGGCCCGCATGGACAGCCTGATCAGCCAGATCAATCCCCATTTTCTCTTTAATACGCTGAACACCGTTTCGTCGCTGATTCGTCTTGACCCGGACACTGCCCGCAAGGTGCTCGTGAAGCTCTCCAACATCCTGCGGAGGAGGCTTAAAACGCAGACCCACTTTGCACCCCTGCGCCAGGAGCTCGACTTCATTGCCGACTACCTGGATATTGAGGTCGTGCGTTTTGGGCGCGATAAGCTCCGGGTGGTTGAGGAAATCGATCCGGCAGCGATGGATGTGATCGTGCCAACGATGATCCTGCAGCCGCTGGTAGAAAACGCCATCCGCCATGGCATCGGGCCAAGGATCGAAGGCGGAACCATTACCCTGTACGCCACCCGCCGCAACGGCAGGATTGCCATCCAGGTCAGCGATGACGGCCTGGGGATACCCAAAAGCAGGCTACCCGAAATCTACGCATCCGGCATTGGAATTATGAACGTCCAGGAACGGCTGAAGGTGCTTTACGGCCAGGACTTCTCCATGAAAGTGGAAAGCGAACCGGGAAAGGGAACGACTGTCCGCCTGGAGTTGCCGGAGGTGGTGGCGGCTGAAGAGACGGTTTCGGTTGAAGCGGCACAGGCCGAACCGTAA
- the thiS gene encoding sulfur carrier protein ThiS, with translation MTLQLNGEAREVPDGLDLAGLVEWLELPADRVAIERNLEVVKRPDWGNTRLEDGDRLEIVRMVGGGCAFDLCPGDCSCIPL, from the coding sequence ATGACATTGCAGTTGAACGGCGAGGCGCGTGAAGTTCCCGATGGCCTTGACCTTGCGGGTCTTGTCGAATGGCTGGAGCTTCCTGCCGATCGTGTCGCAATTGAGCGCAATCTGGAAGTTGTCAAGCGACCTGACTGGGGAAACACGCGGCTGGAGGACGGCGACCGGCTTGAGATAGTCCGCATGGTCGGGGGCGGGTGCGCCTTTGATCTGTGTCCTGGGGATTGTTCATGCATCCCACTGTAA
- a CDS encoding carboxymuconolactone decarboxylase family protein, which translates to MAKSDSDKMKTTPSSMSMIEPRFRNIYKTFYKETYFTTSTLDAKTKELIAIGCSLVAHCEGCARGHIKKALELGATKEEISDAIVVAVGIGAASVVDMTDKAATHLDLHHFE; encoded by the coding sequence ATGGCTAAAAGTGACTCCGATAAAATGAAAACAACTCCCAGCTCAATGAGCATGATTGAGCCTCGTTTTCGCAATATCTACAAGACTTTTTACAAAGAGACCTATTTCACCACCTCCACTCTCGACGCCAAGACCAAGGAGTTGATTGCAATCGGATGCTCGCTGGTAGCGCACTGTGAAGGTTGTGCCAGGGGCCATATTAAGAAGGCACTGGAACTCGGAGCCACCAAGGAAGAGATTTCGGACGCCATCGTCGTGGCGGTTGGAATCGGCGCTGCCAGCGTTGTTGACATGACCGACAAGGCCGCGACCCACCTGGATCTTCATCATTTCGAATAG